One region of Peribacillus simplex genomic DNA includes:
- a CDS encoding type II toxin-antitoxin system SpoIISA family toxin, which translates to MNNIESGYVNNSRMNCRGIKRLLMFFRVFVWVVFIALLAYVILSWKYKDRVSKRIEVIRKTWYVIFILGALIYWNFYPMSIFNEWKNFLIMAIVFILIDMFVFLSMYISKIGDNELSYATKAVAESDKLLTDNREKVKNMFHLLKKEGIPEYYQTNKEYLAYLSILLQAYAAKEGMNVKILPFKTEQDKQLVINGHPNLNGSTIRATLEREDTYYNDEEKMALQPVSILMESYILDVKSESFVSEVDCLLIALLIMMFDMVIKQNPGGEDK; encoded by the coding sequence ATGAATAATATAGAGAGCGGATATGTGAATAACAGCCGTATGAATTGTAGGGGGATAAAACGATTGTTAATGTTTTTCAGAGTCTTTGTATGGGTAGTATTTATTGCTTTATTAGCATATGTCATTCTTTCTTGGAAATATAAAGATAGGGTTAGTAAGAGGATTGAAGTGATTCGAAAAACCTGGTATGTCATTTTTATATTAGGAGCATTGATTTATTGGAATTTCTATCCAATGAGTATATTTAACGAATGGAAAAACTTCTTGATTATGGCTATTGTATTTATCCTGATAGATATGTTTGTGTTCTTGAGCATGTATATATCCAAAATTGGCGATAATGAACTGTCCTATGCAACAAAAGCCGTTGCGGAAAGTGATAAACTTTTAACGGATAATAGGGAAAAGGTCAAGAATATGTTTCATCTCCTTAAAAAAGAAGGGATTCCTGAGTATTATCAAACGAATAAGGAATACTTGGCTTATTTGAGCATTCTCCTTCAAGCTTATGCCGCAAAAGAAGGGATGAACGTGAAAATCCTTCCTTTCAAAACGGAACAGGACAAGCAATTGGTGATAAATGGGCATCCGAACTTGAATGGCAGTACCATTCGTGCTACATTGGAAAGAGAAGATACGTATTATAATGATGAAGAAAAAATGGCTCTGCAGCCAGTAAGTATATTGATGGAATCCTATATCCTTGACGTTAAATCAGAAAGCTTCGTTTCAGAAGTCGATTGTTTATTAATAGCATTATTAATCATGATGTTCGATATGGTCATAAAACAAAACCCGGGTGGTGAAGATAAATGA